One window of the Amycolatopsis mediterranei genome contains the following:
- a CDS encoding amidohydrolase — translation MTDEHTTLLLGGRIYTPAGPDATAMAVTGGTVVWVGQDAPARALHENAEIVDLHGAFVAPAFVDAHVHATATGLHLTGLDLTGVRGAADLLTRVRDAVSPGQALLAHGWDETTWTDPRLPSRTELDAAAGGAPVYLSRVDVHSALVSTALVELAPAARAADGWSPDGPLTRAAHHAVRAAVRAAITPEQRERAQRAFLAEAAKQGIVSVHECAGPDISGRDDLAALLTLTGPDTPEVVGYWGELGAVETARELGARGLAGDLFVDGALGSHTAALTRPYADHPGAGTLYLDAHRIAGHLTACTEAGLQAGFHVIGDAAAAEVVEGFRLAEKEVGQRALAARHHRLEHLEMVTAEQAKQLAGWGVVASVQPLFDALWGGPEGMYAERLGADRAAGLNPFSALAAEGVLLSFGSDAPVTPLDPWASVRAAAYHRTPGAGLSPRAAFTAHTRAGHRAAGVNDGVTGSLVPGAPAHYAIWDATDLVVATPDSRVQRWSTDPRAGVPPLPRLEPDATLPRCLRTVRAGAVLHDAIT, via the coding sequence GTGACGGACGAACACACGACGCTCCTGCTCGGCGGGCGCATCTACACCCCCGCCGGTCCCGACGCCACGGCGATGGCGGTCACCGGCGGCACCGTGGTCTGGGTCGGCCAGGACGCCCCGGCCCGCGCCCTCCACGAAAACGCCGAGATCGTCGACCTCCACGGCGCCTTCGTCGCCCCCGCGTTCGTCGACGCGCACGTCCACGCCACCGCCACCGGCCTGCACCTGACCGGCCTCGACCTCACCGGTGTCCGCGGCGCCGCCGACCTGCTGACCCGCGTGCGCGACGCCGTCAGCCCCGGGCAGGCCCTGCTCGCCCACGGCTGGGACGAGACCACCTGGACCGACCCGCGCCTGCCCAGCCGCACCGAGCTCGACGCCGCCGCCGGGGGCGCGCCCGTCTACCTCAGCCGCGTCGACGTCCACTCCGCGCTCGTCTCCACCGCCCTGGTCGAGCTGGCCCCGGCCGCCCGCGCCGCCGACGGCTGGTCGCCCGACGGCCCGCTCACCCGCGCCGCCCACCACGCCGTCCGCGCGGCCGTGCGCGCCGCCATCACCCCCGAGCAGCGCGAACGCGCCCAGCGCGCCTTCCTCGCCGAGGCCGCCAAACAAGGCATCGTCAGCGTCCACGAATGCGCCGGCCCGGACATCTCCGGCCGCGACGACCTCGCCGCCCTCCTCACCCTCACCGGCCCGGACACGCCCGAGGTCGTCGGGTACTGGGGCGAGCTCGGCGCCGTCGAAACCGCCCGCGAACTCGGGGCCCGCGGCCTGGCCGGCGACCTGTTCGTCGACGGCGCCCTCGGCTCCCACACCGCCGCACTGACCCGGCCCTACGCCGACCACCCCGGCGCAGGGACGCTCTACCTCGACGCCCACCGGATCGCCGGGCACCTCACCGCCTGCACCGAAGCCGGGCTGCAGGCCGGCTTCCACGTGATCGGCGACGCCGCGGCCGCCGAAGTCGTCGAAGGCTTCCGGCTGGCGGAGAAGGAGGTCGGGCAGCGTGCCCTGGCCGCCCGCCACCACCGGCTCGAACACCTGGAGATGGTCACCGCCGAGCAGGCCAAGCAGCTGGCCGGCTGGGGCGTGGTCGCCTCGGTGCAGCCGCTGTTCGACGCGCTCTGGGGCGGCCCGGAAGGCATGTACGCCGAACGCCTCGGCGCGGACCGCGCGGCCGGCCTCAACCCCTTCTCGGCCCTGGCCGCCGAAGGTGTCCTGCTCTCCTTCGGCTCCGACGCACCGGTGACCCCGCTCGACCCGTGGGCGAGCGTCCGCGCCGCGGCCTACCACCGGACGCCGGGCGCCGGGCTGTCCCCGCGGGCGGCGTTCACCGCCCACACCCGGGCCGGGCACCGCGCGGCCGGCGTCAACGACGGCGTCACCGGCAGCCTCGTCCCGGGCGCGCCGGCGCACTACGCGATCTGGGACGCCACCGACCTCGTCGTGGCCACCCCGGACAGCCGCGTGCAGCGCTGGTCCACCGACCCGCGGGCCGGGGTGCCGCCGCTGCCCCGGCTCGAACCGGACGCCACCCTCCCGCGGTGCCTGCGCACGGTCCGCGCGGGTGCCGTCCTCCACGACGCCATCACCTAG
- a CDS encoding KamA family radical SAM protein, with protein MTAIQEPVTPAAAFDQPYEYARAELVEPDWRRFPGWHDVTEAEWRDAQWQRVHCVRNAKQLRALMGDLLEERFYDDLLADQRELATMSMLLPPQMLNTMAPTAGTDPAKVTEAFYADPIRRYMLPVRSDRDATWPSHPHSERDSLHEAEMWVVEGLTHRYPTKVLAEMISTCPQYCGHCTRMDLVGNSTETVEKHKLTLKPVDRQDAMIAYLKKTPGVRDVVVSGGDVANVPWPQLESFLMRLMDIDTVRDIRLATKALAALPQHWLQPKVVEGLERVAVTAQRRGVNLAIHTHVNHAQSVTPLVAEAAQTALNVGVRDVRNQGVLMRGVNATPAALLDLCFALQGEANILPYYFYMCDMIPNAEHWRVSVWEAQELQHSIMGYLPGYATPRIVCDVPYVGKRWVHQLAEYDRELGISYWTKNYRTGIEHSDPEALQRRYPYYDPISTLPEAGQAWWNTQPRP; from the coding sequence GTGACTGCGATCCAGGAACCTGTGACGCCTGCCGCCGCCTTCGACCAGCCCTACGAGTACGCCCGCGCCGAGCTGGTGGAACCCGACTGGCGCCGCTTCCCCGGCTGGCACGACGTGACCGAGGCCGAGTGGCGCGACGCGCAGTGGCAGCGGGTGCACTGCGTCCGCAACGCCAAGCAGCTGCGCGCCCTGATGGGCGACCTGCTGGAGGAACGCTTCTACGACGACCTGCTCGCCGACCAGCGCGAGCTGGCCACGATGTCGATGCTGCTGCCCCCGCAGATGCTCAACACGATGGCCCCGACCGCGGGCACCGACCCGGCCAAGGTGACCGAGGCGTTCTACGCCGACCCGATCCGCCGCTACATGCTCCCGGTCCGCAGTGATCGTGACGCCACCTGGCCGAGCCACCCGCACTCCGAGCGCGACTCGCTGCACGAGGCGGAGATGTGGGTCGTGGAGGGCCTGACCCACCGTTACCCGACGAAGGTGCTGGCCGAGATGATCTCGACCTGCCCCCAGTACTGCGGCCACTGCACCCGGATGGACCTGGTCGGCAATTCGACGGAGACGGTCGAGAAGCACAAGCTGACGCTCAAGCCGGTCGACCGCCAGGACGCGATGATCGCCTACCTGAAGAAGACCCCGGGCGTCCGCGACGTGGTGGTCTCCGGCGGCGACGTGGCCAACGTGCCGTGGCCGCAGCTGGAGTCGTTCCTGATGCGCCTGATGGACATCGACACCGTCCGCGACATCCGCCTGGCGACGAAGGCCCTCGCGGCGCTCCCCCAGCACTGGCTCCAGCCGAAGGTCGTCGAAGGCCTCGAGCGAGTGGCGGTCACCGCCCAGCGCCGCGGCGTCAACCTGGCGATCCACACGCACGTCAACCACGCCCAGTCGGTGACCCCGCTGGTGGCGGAGGCGGCCCAGACGGCGCTGAACGTCGGGGTCCGGGACGTGCGCAACCAGGGCGTGCTGATGCGCGGGGTCAACGCGACGCCGGCAGCCCTGCTGGACCTCTGCTTTGCCCTGCAAGGGGAAGCGAACATCCTGCCGTACTACTTTTACATGTGCGATATGATCCCGAACGCCGAGCACTGGCGAGTTTCGGTGTGGGAGGCGCAGGAACTGCAGCACTCGATCATGGGGTACCTGCCGGGGTACGCGACGCCGCGAATCGTGTGCGACGTGCCTTATGTCGGGAAGCGGTGGGTGCACCAGCTGGCCGAGTACGACCGGGAGCTGGGGATCTCGTATTGGACCAAGAACTACCGGACCGGGATCGAGCATTCCGACCCCGAAGCCTTGCAGCGGCGATACCCGTACTACGACCCGATCTCCACCCTGCCCGAAGCCGGCCAGGCCTGGTGGAACACCCAGCCCCGGCCTTGA
- a CDS encoding winged helix-turn-helix transcriptional regulator: MDKKAPAGNPARPNPLPGCPMAAAFAAIGGKWKLTLLYWLAHGECHFAGLRRRGTPIASKVLVEQLRELEADGLVERVVTGPVPARVIYRLTPYGTTLLPVVEEVRVWGEAHLRRTRSGAAPDSAMSCTDAVV, encoded by the coding sequence GTGGACAAGAAGGCACCTGCAGGTAACCCCGCGCGTCCCAACCCGTTGCCCGGCTGTCCGATGGCCGCGGCGTTCGCCGCGATCGGCGGGAAGTGGAAGCTGACCCTGCTCTACTGGCTCGCCCACGGCGAGTGCCACTTCGCCGGCCTCCGCCGCCGAGGCACGCCGATCGCGTCCAAGGTCCTGGTCGAACAGCTGCGCGAGCTCGAAGCCGACGGGCTCGTCGAACGCGTGGTGACCGGACCCGTCCCGGCGCGCGTCATCTACCGGCTCACTCCCTACGGAACGACTCTCCTGCCCGTCGTCGAGGAAGTCCGGGTCTGGGGCGAAGCCCACCTTCGGCGCACCCGCAGTGGGGCGGCCCCGGACTCGGCGATGAGCTGCACCGACGCCGTCGTCTAG
- a CDS encoding GlxA family transcriptional regulator — protein sequence MVIIAYNDAQILDVACPSGALEIANGHGAVPPYAIELATVTGRGVRSSSGIALTGARRLASVTGQIDTMLVVGGHGTRAAMADDGLLTQVRRLARRSRRIASVCTGAFVLAAAGLLDGRRATTHWAYGDLLAAHFPAVTVDLAPLFVQDGNVYTSAGVTSALDLTLALVEADHGPTVAREVARELVTYLQRPADQAQISMFLAPPPPGDRLVRDLLAHIAAHPGDDLSPAALAARAQVSPRHLTRLFVTHAGTTPARAVRAARTEAAAHLVRGSELSLAAVARRCGFGSAEVLRQAFLDHYGVTGDRVRRMADMPEALDRPTTQTVEHGGSAGDRH from the coding sequence GTGGTGATCATCGCGTACAACGATGCGCAGATCCTGGACGTGGCGTGTCCGAGCGGCGCGCTGGAGATCGCGAACGGCCACGGCGCCGTGCCGCCGTATGCGATCGAGCTGGCGACGGTGACCGGGCGGGGCGTGCGCAGTTCGTCGGGGATCGCGCTCACCGGCGCGCGGCGGCTGGCTTCCGTGACCGGGCAGATCGACACGATGCTGGTCGTCGGCGGGCATGGGACCCGGGCCGCGATGGCCGATGACGGGCTGCTGACGCAGGTGCGGCGGCTCGCGCGGCGCAGCCGGCGGATCGCGTCGGTGTGCACCGGCGCGTTCGTGCTGGCCGCGGCGGGGTTGCTGGACGGGCGGCGGGCGACCACGCACTGGGCGTACGGCGACCTGCTGGCGGCGCACTTTCCCGCGGTGACGGTGGATCTGGCGCCGCTTTTCGTCCAGGACGGCAACGTTTACACCTCGGCCGGGGTCACCAGCGCGCTGGACCTGACCCTCGCGCTGGTCGAGGCCGACCACGGCCCGACGGTGGCCCGCGAGGTCGCCCGTGAGCTGGTGACCTACCTGCAGCGCCCGGCCGACCAGGCGCAGATCAGCATGTTCCTGGCCCCGCCGCCACCGGGTGACCGGCTGGTGCGCGACCTGCTCGCGCACATCGCCGCGCACCCCGGTGACGACCTGAGCCCGGCGGCGCTGGCGGCACGGGCCCAGGTCAGCCCGCGGCACCTCACGAGGTTGTTCGTCACCCACGCGGGCACGACGCCGGCCCGTGCGGTGCGAGCCGCCCGGACGGAGGCGGCCGCGCACCTGGTGCGGGGCAGCGAGTTGTCGCTGGCCGCGGTCGCCCGCCGGTGCGGGTTCGGGTCGGCGGAGGTCCTGCGGCAGGCGTTCCTCGACCACTACGGGGTCACCGGGGACAGGGTTCGCAGGATGGCGGACATGCCCGAGGCGCTCGATCGGCCCACCACCCAGACTGTCGAACACGGGGGATCCGCCGGCGACCGGCACTAG